In Campylobacter suis, the following proteins share a genomic window:
- the cybH gene encoding Ni/Fe-hydrogenase, b-type cytochrome subunit has protein sequence MSKHRPDRISEYEFSIGLRLTHWIRFVAIAILIISGYYISYVFVSPEITSEPTNFMNAKWRAIHQIFGFVLIAATIFKTYLFFFDRLSRKEVVSVYDFFNPKIWIAQIKYYIFIGKHPHLKGVYNPLQFMSYLIFYIVLVLICLTGLVLYVHVYHEGLGGLLYEPMRVVEELMGGLANVRTIHRLCMWFIILFVPIHVYMATFNAVKGKNGAMDAIVSGYKFVKDEHHK, from the coding sequence ATGTCCAAACACCGACCAGACCGCATTAGCGAGTATGAATTTTCAATCGGACTTAGACTTACGCACTGGATAAGGTTTGTAGCCATAGCTATCTTAATAATCAGTGGCTACTACATATCTTATGTATTTGTAAGCCCTGAGATAACAAGTGAGCCTACAAATTTTATGAATGCAAAATGGCGTGCGATACATCAAATTTTTGGCTTTGTGCTAATCGCTGCAACAATATTTAAAACCTATCTATTTTTCTTTGATAGACTAAGTCGCAAAGAGGTAGTAAGTGTTTATGACTTTTTTAACCCAAAAATTTGGATCGCACAGATAAAATACTACATCTTTATAGGCAAACACCCTCATCTAAAAGGCGTGTATAATCCGCTGCAATTTATGTCATATCTTATATTTTATATAGTTTTAGTACTTATTTGTCTTACTGGGCTTGTGCTTTATGTACATGTTTATCACGAAGGGCTTGGTGGACTTTTGTATGAGCCGATGAGAGTAGTTGAAGAACTTATGGGCGGACTTGCAAATGTAAGAACGATACATAGGCTGTGTATGTGGTTTATTATATTGTTTGTTCCTATACATGTTTATATGGCTACTTTTAATGCAGTAAAAGGCAAAAATGGAGCCATGGATGCGATAGTTAGCGGATATAAATTTGTTAAAGATGAGCATCATAAATGA
- a CDS encoding hydrogenase small subunit, which translates to MSNHDLLSRINDRLDQLSKLPAVKDKLTITKALEKKGFSRREFMKWAGSMSALLALPATFTPVVARAAELSDRLPVIWLHMAECTGCSESLLRTDTPTIDSLIFDHISLEYHETLMAASGWQAEHNLEDAIQKHKGKYVLLVEGGIPTGATEHYLTIGPHGVSGKEHAIKASQNAAAIFAIGTCSSFGGVQAAHPNPSNCVGLSKVTDKPVINVPGCPPSEKNIVGTLLHFILFGTLPALDVFNRPKWAYGLRIHDLCERRGRFDAGEFVQNFGDEGAKNGYCLYKVGCKGPYTFNNCSKERFNSHTSWPVQAGHGCIGCSEPNFWDTMGPFEEPMGDRLYDTVFGLGADSISDKIGIGVLTLAGIGIATHAAIAASKKNEE; encoded by the coding sequence ATGTCAAATCATGATCTCTTATCTCGGATAAATGATAGACTTGACCAACTTAGCAAGTTGCCTGCCGTAAAGGACAAGCTTACCATTACAAAAGCACTAGAAAAAAAGGGTTTTTCTAGGCGTGAATTTATGAAATGGGCTGGAAGCATGAGTGCACTTTTAGCACTACCAGCCACATTTACCCCAGTTGTTGCTCGTGCAGCTGAGCTTAGTGACAGACTTCCTGTTATCTGGCTACATATGGCTGAATGTACTGGCTGTTCAGAGAGCCTTCTTCGAACAGATACACCAACTATAGACAGCCTAATTTTTGACCACATAAGCCTTGAATATCATGAAACATTAATGGCAGCCTCTGGCTGGCAAGCAGAGCATAACTTAGAAGATGCAATACAAAAACATAAAGGAAAGTATGTTTTGTTAGTTGAGGGCGGGATACCTACAGGAGCCACTGAACACTATCTCACTATAGGTCCACACGGTGTAAGCGGAAAAGAGCATGCCATAAAAGCAAGCCAGAATGCTGCGGCTATCTTTGCGATAGGCACCTGTTCTAGCTTTGGTGGCGTTCAAGCAGCTCATCCAAATCCTTCAAACTGCGTTGGGCTTAGCAAAGTCACAGATAAGCCAGTCATAAATGTCCCTGGCTGTCCTCCAAGCGAGAAAAATATAGTCGGAACACTGCTTCACTTTATACTATTTGGCACTCTACCAGCTCTTGATGTTTTTAATAGACCAAAATGGGCTTACGGATTACGCATACATGATCTTTGTGAGCGTCGTGGTCGCTTTGACGCTGGAGAATTTGTGCAAAATTTTGGCGATGAAGGGGCAAAAAATGGCTATTGTCTTTATAAAGTTGGCTGTAAAGGGCCTTATACATTCAACAACTGCTCAAAAGAGAGATTTAACTCTCACACAAGCTGGCCAGTACAAGCTGGACATGGATGTATAGGCTGTAGTGAGCCAAATTTTTGGGATACTATGGGTCCTTTTGAAGAGCCAATGGGCGATAGACTTTATGATACAGTATTTGGACTTGGAGCAGATAGTATAAGCGATAAGATAGGCATAGGCGTTTTAACATTAGCTGGCATAGGCATAGCAACACATGCGGCTATTGCAGCAAGTAAGAAAAATGAAGAGTGA
- a CDS encoding nickel-dependent hydrogenase large subunit, producing MSDKRIVIDPITRIEGHLRIEVVVDDDNVVKQAYSGSTLWRGIEPILKGRDPRDAGFFTQRICGVCTFSHYRAGIVAVENALGITPPLNAELTRTLMNAALYLHDHIVHFYHLHGLDWADITSALQADPKKASEEAFKWCETPYACGADKLKEVKDRVSEFAKKGNLGPFANAYWGHSSYKFTPEQNLIVLSHYLECLRIQRTAAKMMAIFGSKNPHPQSLTVGGVTCVMDLLSPARLGEYMTQFNEIAEFVNRAYYPDIVMAAKAYANEPSVLDDIGVGNLYAYDEFLLGRNDYLFKGGIILNGDISKVYDVDDTKITEEATRAWYKNDAALHPFDGQTEPNYTGLVDGESIGVDGNLTHSKNFDTSGKYSWIKAPRYDGKPMQVGPIATIVINYAKGNPKVVKVVDKFLQDSGLGLNAVFSTLGRTATRMLEAKVIVDHGLEAFKSLIENLKTDQETCAKYTIDNSKEYKGYFKGNAPRGALTHWCRIKDGVIQNWQAVVPSTWNASPKDAKEQMGSYEACLVGTKLADLTKPLEIIRKIHSYDPCIACAVHVMDAKGTKLGEYKVNVNA from the coding sequence ATGAGCGATAAAAGAATAGTGATTGATCCTATAACACGCATAGAGGGACACCTTCGCATTGAAGTTGTAGTTGATGATGATAATGTCGTTAAGCAAGCTTACTCTGGCTCTACGCTTTGGCGTGGGATAGAGCCGATACTAAAGGGTCGTGACCCGCGTGATGCTGGCTTTTTTACACAAAGAATTTGCGGTGTTTGTACATTTTCACACTACCGAGCTGGAATCGTGGCTGTTGAAAATGCACTAGGTATAACACCGCCACTAAATGCTGAACTTACGCGTACTTTAATGAACGCTGCACTTTACTTGCACGATCATATAGTGCATTTTTACCACCTACATGGGCTTGACTGGGCAGATATAACATCAGCCTTACAAGCAGACCCTAAAAAGGCAAGCGAAGAGGCATTTAAATGGTGTGAAACTCCTTACGCATGCGGCGCAGATAAACTAAAAGAGGTTAAAGACAGAGTTAGTGAATTTGCTAAAAAAGGTAACCTTGGACCGTTTGCCAACGCTTACTGGGGACATAGCTCGTATAAATTTACACCTGAGCAAAATTTAATAGTCCTCTCACACTACCTTGAGTGTCTTCGCATACAACGCACAGCAGCAAAGATGATGGCGATATTTGGATCTAAAAATCCACATCCACAAAGCCTAACAGTCGGCGGAGTAACTTGCGTTATGGATCTACTAAGTCCAGCTAGACTTGGCGAATACATGACTCAGTTTAATGAGATAGCAGAATTTGTAAACAGGGCATATTACCCAGATATAGTTATGGCGGCAAAAGCATATGCAAATGAGCCGAGCGTTTTAGATGATATCGGGGTTGGAAATTTATATGCTTATGATGAGTTTTTGTTAGGCAGAAACGACTATCTTTTTAAAGGCGGGATTATACTTAATGGTGATATATCAAAAGTTTATGATGTTGATGATACAAAGATAACCGAGGAGGCTACTCGCGCATGGTACAAAAATGACGCTGCCCTTCATCCTTTTGATGGACAAACAGAGCCAAACTATACGGGGTTGGTAGATGGAGAGAGTATCGGAGTTGATGGGAATTTAACTCATAGTAAAAATTTTGACACCAGCGGCAAATATAGCTGGATAAAAGCTCCAAGATATGATGGTAAACCTATGCAAGTAGGACCTATCGCCACCATAGTTATAAACTACGCAAAAGGCAATCCAAAAGTAGTTAAAGTCGTGGATAAGTTTTTACAAGATAGTGGCCTTGGGCTAAATGCTGTATTTTCAACACTCGGACGCACTGCAACCCGTATGCTTGAAGCAAAGGTCATTGTAGATCACGGACTTGAGGCATTTAAATCGTTGATTGAAAATTTAAAAACAGACCAAGAAACCTGCGCAAAATACACAATAGACAACTCCAAAGAGTACAAAGGCTACTTTAAGGGCAACGCTCCAAGAGGCGCGCTAACTCACTGGTGCCGTATAAAAGATGGCGTCATACAAAACTGGCAAGCGGTTGTTCCTAGCACCTGGAACGCCTCTCCAAAGGACGCAAAAGAACAGATGGGAAGCTATGAAGCTTGCTTGGTAGGCACAAAGTTGGCCGATCTTACAAAGCCGCTAGAGATCATACGCAAAATTCACTCATATGATCCTTGTATTGCCTGTGCGGTTCATGTTATGGATGCAAAAGGTACAAAACTTGGCGAATATAAAGTAAATGTAAACGCATAA
- a CDS encoding ATP-binding cassette domain-containing protein, producing MSLLEVRNLSHSFDSFSFFGAKTQTKVLKNVSFRMQSGEILGLLGRSGSGKSTITKIIMGLIKQKSGEIYLNNELVEFKNLEKRREFYKQVQIVFQDSLSAVNPRFSIKEIIEEPLIYLSELDENARINRIHELLDELGICKSYLAKGAKQLSGGELQRICIARAMAIKPKLIIFDESLSSLDAPLVVEILKLIKRLKGETSFLFITHDMRLVKLVCDSVVLIEDGEVVESIKSGESFKSQVGIELSNAVLMPC from the coding sequence ATGAGTTTGCTTGAAGTTAGAAATTTATCACACAGCTTTGATAGCTTCTCGTTTTTTGGTGCAAAAACACAGACTAAGGTTCTAAAAAATGTAAGCTTTAGAATGCAAAGCGGAGAAATTTTAGGTCTTCTTGGACGCTCTGGCTCTGGCAAAAGCACGATAACAAAGATAATAATGGGACTTATCAAGCAAAAAAGCGGGGAAATTTATCTAAATAATGAGCTAGTTGAGTTTAAAAATCTTGAAAAAAGGCGTGAGTTTTACAAGCAGGTGCAAATAGTCTTTCAGGATAGCTTAAGCGCTGTAAATCCGCGTTTTAGCATAAAAGAGATCATAGAAGAGCCGCTCATTTATCTAAGCGAGCTTGATGAAAATGCACGCATAAACCGCATACATGAACTTTTAGATGAGCTTGGAATTTGCAAAAGCTACCTTGCTAAAGGTGCAAAACAGCTTAGCGGAGGCGAGCTACAGCGCATTTGTATCGCAAGGGCTATGGCTATAAAGCCCAAGCTTATCATCTTTGATGAGTCGCTAAGCTCGCTTGATGCGCCACTTGTGGTTGAGATATTAAAGCTTATAAAAAGGCTAAAGGGCGAGACATCGTTTTTGTTTATCACTCATGATATGAGACTTGTAAAGCTGGTGTGTGATAGTGTAGTACTGATAGAAGATGGCGAGGTCGTTGAGAGTATAAAAAGTGGAGAGAGTTTTAAAAGTCAAGTGGGTATAGAGCTTTCAAATGCAGTTTTAATGCCTTGCTAG
- the nikC gene encoding nickel ABC transporter permease subunit NikC, with protein sequence MKKFGVYFAFFMAFLLIFISIFAHYIVPADVNEVDLLLKFEGISSEHFLGTDHLGRDEFFRLLLATSVSLKAAFLTLFLIIFIGVFIGGVAGFAGGRVDQIFMRICDLFFSVPTLILALFLVGILGVGLTNIIIAIALSHWAWYARIVRSIVLGLKNNEYVMISVTSGASFWQNFKKNMLKPIISQCLVLATLDIGHIILHISGLSFLGLGVKAPTPEWGVMISDAKEYIFSHPELIFYPGFMIFLCVMSFNIIGEYLCEKFDVKHLEHP encoded by the coding sequence ATGAAAAAATTTGGAGTTTATTTTGCATTTTTTATGGCATTTTTGCTGATTTTTATAAGCATTTTTGCGCACTACATAGTCCCTGCTGATGTGAATGAGGTTGATTTACTGCTTAAGTTTGAAGGCATTTCAAGCGAGCACTTTTTAGGCACAGATCATCTTGGGCGAGATGAATTTTTTAGACTTTTGCTTGCTACAAGTGTATCTTTAAAGGCCGCTTTTTTAACGCTATTTTTGATAATTTTTATAGGTGTGTTTATAGGTGGTGTGGCTGGCTTTGCAGGGGGCAGGGTGGATCAAATTTTTATGAGAATTTGTGATCTGTTTTTTAGTGTGCCTACGCTGATACTGGCTCTATTTTTGGTGGGAATTTTAGGTGTTGGACTTACAAATATCATCATAGCCATCGCGCTTTCTCACTGGGCATGGTATGCAAGGATCGTGCGAAGCATAGTTTTAGGCCTTAAAAATAACGAGTATGTCATGATAAGTGTGACATCTGGTGCTAGCTTTTGGCAAAATTTTAAAAAAAATATGCTAAAACCGATAATCTCACAATGCCTCGTCCTAGCCACACTTGACATAGGTCATATCATACTTCACATCTCAGGGCTTAGCTTTCTTGGGCTAGGGGTTAAAGCGCCAACACCTGAGTGGGGCGTGATGATAAGTGACGCGAAGGAGTATATTTTTAGCCATCCTGAGTTGATATTTTACCCTGGTTTTATGATATTTTTGTGCGTGATGAGCTTTAACATTATAGGTGAGTATCTGTGTGAAAAATTTGATGTTAAGCATTTGGAGCATCCGTGA
- a CDS encoding HyaD/HybD family hydrogenase maturation endopeptidase: MKVLILGIGNIMYSDEGVGVHFVKMMEENFSFLSSEHELEFVDGGTLAMALTPIISSYDSVMIVDCLSCDDGKTGDVFFFDFKKIPLSVRWDGSAHEIEMLQTLELMNMAGDLPEVKILGIVPNRIEPMSFTLSDDVIKASLVMQKSLLKHLETLGFSCKKKANLSILDIAQRCAKKGL, translated from the coding sequence ATGAAAGTACTTATCCTTGGCATAGGAAACATTATGTACTCCGACGAAGGTGTCGGGGTGCATTTTGTAAAGATGATGGAGGAAAATTTTAGCTTTTTAAGTAGCGAGCATGAGCTTGAGTTTGTTGATGGTGGAACTCTTGCAATGGCTTTAACACCCATTATCTCAAGCTATGATAGTGTTATGATTGTTGATTGTTTGAGTTGTGATGACGGCAAGACTGGAGATGTTTTTTTCTTTGATTTTAAGAAAATTCCACTTTCTGTCCGCTGGGACGGCTCAGCTCATGAGATAGAGATGTTACAAACTTTGGAGCTAATGAATATGGCTGGGGATTTGCCAGAAGTTAAAATTTTAGGCATCGTTCCAAACCGCATAGAGCCTATGAGTTTTACGCTATCAGATGATGTTATAAAAGCAAGTCTAGTTATGCAAAAAAGTCTTTTAAAACATCTTGAAACACTAGGCTTTTCATGCAAAAAAAAGGCAAATTTATCCATACTAGACATAGCACAAAGGTGCGCTAAAAAAGGACTTTAA
- the nikA gene encoding nickel ABC transporter substrate-binding protein gives MKKIFLCVAFLLSTLFSEQTLNFAMSKNVGELNPHLYSPNQMFAQDMVYESLVIYGDDSKIYPHLALSWEILDNGKVYKFKLREDVSFSNGEKFNAAAVKANFDAILDNRKRHAWLELANIITDIKVVGEYEVELLIKNAYEPTLKELSLIRPFRFIAPSAMMDGKTKDGIKAPIGTGVWKLVKSEQGISDEFVKNDLYWGEKPHFHKLLGKVIPEPATKIIALKTGEISLIYGDEQVPLDTFNSLKNEFGTISSEPLFTLAVALNSNKFPTDSKVVRTALNMAIDKDLIMKKIFFDIQKKADFLFNKSFENTDINAHPYAFDLKKANEILENDGWVLGKDKIRYKDGKALKIELIYIGTNGVQKSMAEIMQSYFKKIGAVLDIKADESSIFYKKQRTGDFGAIFNSTWGAPYDPVGFLASMRLPSHADYQTQLGLKDKALIDEKIGQILSSLDPKTKRELTHEVLNKLHEEAIYIPITYETNKVIFSKNLSGVTTSILKNHVPFDKMKFINSSEK, from the coding sequence ATGAAAAAAATATTTTTATGCGTGGCTTTTTTACTATCTACACTTTTTTCAGAGCAGACGCTAAATTTTGCAATGTCAAAAAATGTCGGCGAACTAAATCCGCACCTTTATTCACCAAATCAAATGTTTGCTCAAGATATGGTTTATGAAAGCTTAGTAATATACGGCGATGATAGCAAGATATATCCGCATTTAGCGCTTTCTTGGGAGATTTTAGATAATGGCAAGGTGTATAAATTTAAGCTTCGTGAGGATGTGAGCTTTTCAAATGGCGAGAAATTTAACGCAGCAGCTGTAAAGGCAAATTTCGACGCGATACTTGATAACCGCAAGCGACATGCTTGGCTTGAGCTAGCAAATATCATAACCGATATAAAGGTGGTGGGCGAGTATGAGGTTGAGCTTTTAATAAAAAATGCCTATGAGCCGACATTAAAAGAGCTAAGTCTTATAAGGCCGTTTAGATTTATAGCGCCTAGTGCGATGATGGATGGCAAGACGAAAGATGGTATAAAAGCGCCCATTGGTACCGGTGTGTGGAAGCTTGTAAAAAGTGAGCAGGGCATTAGTGATGAGTTTGTGAAAAATGATCTTTACTGGGGCGAAAAGCCACATTTTCATAAACTTCTTGGCAAGGTTATACCAGAGCCAGCAACAAAGATCATTGCTCTTAAAACAGGCGAAATTTCTTTAATATACGGTGATGAGCAAGTCCCGCTAGATACATTTAATAGCCTTAAAAACGAGTTTGGCACGATAAGCTCTGAGCCACTTTTTACCCTTGCTGTCGCACTAAACTCAAATAAATTTCCAACCGATAGCAAGGTTGTCAGAACAGCTTTAAATATGGCTATAGATAAAGACTTAATAATGAAAAAGATCTTTTTTGATATACAAAAAAAGGCTGATTTTTTATTTAACAAAAGTTTTGAAAATACCGATATTAACGCGCACCCTTATGCTTTTGATCTAAAAAAAGCAAATGAAATTTTAGAAAATGATGGCTGGGTTTTAGGCAAAGATAAGATACGCTACAAAGATGGCAAGGCGCTTAAGATTGAGCTCATTTACATAGGTACAAACGGCGTTCAAAAGTCTATGGCTGAGATAATGCAGTCGTATTTTAAGAAGATCGGCGCGGTGCTTGACATAAAAGCTGATGAGAGCTCTATCTTTTATAAAAAGCAACGCACTGGCGACTTTGGCGCGATATTTAACTCCACTTGGGGAGCACCTTACGATCCTGTGGGCTTTTTAGCGTCTATGAGACTTCCATCGCATGCTGACTATCAAACTCAGCTTGGGCTAAAGGACAAGGCTTTAATAGATGAAAAAATCGGGCAAATTTTAAGCTCACTTGACCCAAAAACTAAGCGCGAGCTAACCCATGAAGTCCTAAACAAACTACATGAGGAGGCTATCTATATCCCTATAACATACGAGACAAATAAGGTGATATTCAGTAAAAATTTAAGTGGCGTAACAACTAGCATACTTAAAAACCATGTCCCATTTGATAAGATGAAATTTATAAACTCAAGCGAGAAGTAG
- the hypA gene encoding hydrogenase maturation nickel metallochaperone HypA yields the protein MHELSIAQDLIRLCEKNAKEQNTKKIVAVHIKIGRLSGVEAHYLQSAFDVCKCESICEDAELIIKVQNIVVSCQECGKENELSKNEFICPNCGSQNLSVIDGEDMQLMRLEMI from the coding sequence ATGCATGAGCTTAGTATAGCGCAAGATCTGATTAGACTTTGTGAGAAAAATGCCAAAGAGCAAAATACTAAAAAGATCGTTGCGGTGCATATAAAGATAGGACGGCTTAGTGGAGTTGAGGCACACTATTTACAAAGTGCTTTTGATGTTTGCAAGTGTGAAAGTATCTGCGAGGACGCAGAGCTTATCATAAAAGTGCAAAACATCGTCGTTAGCTGCCAAGAGTGCGGTAAGGAAAATGAGCTTAGCAAAAATGAGTTCATTTGTCCTAACTGTGGCTCGCAAAATTTATCTGTCATAGACGGTGAGGATATGCAGCTAATGCGACTTGAGATGATTTAA
- the hypE gene encoding hydrogenase expression/formation protein HypE, whose product MGEKILLSHGGGGVQMNSLIEDVIFEVFDNDILRQNNDSAVLGEFKNLAFSTDSFVVTPLFFNGADIGKIAACGTINDLAMVGAEAKYLSCSLIIEEGLDIDELKAILSSLASVAKQSDVKVVCGDTKVVPKGKCDKIFINTSGVGNIIHSCETRNLVSGAKILLSGDVGRHGAVVLANREELELQSDLESDCKSLKGVVMELLNAGIKPFAMRDATRGGLSAVLNEWAKFSRLDILVREADIKVSDEVTGICELFGFEPYELANEGTFVLAVSEQDEARAVEILRKFDMNANAIGEILDVKGGNVILQTAYGSKRFLEPPRGELLPRIC is encoded by the coding sequence ATGGGCGAAAAAATTTTACTTTCTCATGGTGGTGGTGGAGTGCAGATGAACTCGCTCATAGAGGATGTGATATTTGAGGTGTTTGATAATGACATCTTAAGGCAAAACAACGATAGTGCAGTGCTTGGAGAGTTTAAAAACCTAGCCTTTAGCACAGATAGCTTTGTCGTAACTCCGCTTTTTTTTAATGGAGCTGATATCGGTAAGATCGCAGCTTGTGGCACTATAAACGACCTTGCGATGGTTGGAGCTGAGGCGAAGTATCTAAGCTGTTCGCTTATCATTGAAGAGGGGCTTGATATAGATGAGCTTAAAGCCATTCTTAGCTCACTTGCAAGCGTGGCAAAGCAAAGCGATGTCAAGGTCGTTTGTGGCGATACAAAGGTAGTGCCAAAAGGCAAGTGTGATAAAATTTTTATAAACACAAGTGGAGTTGGCAATATCATACATAGCTGCGAGACTAGAAATCTAGTAAGCGGGGCTAAAATTTTGCTCTCAGGCGATGTCGGACGGCACGGTGCTGTCGTGCTTGCAAACAGAGAAGAGTTAGAGCTTCAAAGCGATTTAGAGAGTGATTGCAAGAGTTTAAAGGGCGTTGTTATGGAGCTTTTAAATGCTGGCATAAAGCCGTTTGCTATGCGAGATGCTACTCGCGGGGGGCTTAGTGCTGTCTTAAACGAGTGGGCTAAATTTTCGCGCCTTGATATTTTGGTGCGAGAGGCTGATATAAAGGTAAGTGATGAAGTTACTGGCATTTGCGAGCTTTTTGGCTTTGAGCCTTATGAACTTGCTAATGAAGGCACCTTTGTGCTTGCTGTTAGCGAGCAAGATGAGGCTAGAGCGGTTGAGATACTGCGTAAATTTGATATGAATGCAAATGCGATTGGAGAAATTTTAGATGTAAAAGGAGGCAATGTCATTTTACAAACTGCGTATGGATCGAAGCGATTTTTAGAGCCACCAAGGGGCGAGCTTTTACCTAGAATTTGCTAA
- a CDS encoding ABC transporter permease subunit, whose product MFKFIIKRVILLVPMMFIVSLFIFMILRLNGTDAAMSYLNASGISPTDEALAHARAQLYLDRPILEQYTMWLKDAISLNFGTSYITGRAVIDDVAYYFPATLKLAGLALLFTVGFSIPLGILSALYKDKFIDRAVRMFSFVGVCIPNFWLGFLLILIFAVKFEIFPPFGIGGIEHIILPAITISLMSIAINSCLIRANILEVKEQRHVMYAKVRGISKLTILFRHIFKNASLPIVTALGMHLGELVGGAMIVESVFAYPGIGMYAVEAIINNDYPVIQCFILLMAFSFIIANIIIDVIYAYIDPRIRMGIA is encoded by the coding sequence GTGTTTAAATTTATCATAAAAAGAGTTATTTTACTTGTGCCGATGATGTTTATCGTTAGCCTTTTTATCTTTATGATACTAAGGCTAAACGGCACGGATGCGGCGATGAGCTACCTAAATGCCTCAGGTATCTCACCGACTGATGAAGCACTCGCACACGCAAGAGCGCAACTGTATCTTGACAGACCCATCTTAGAGCAATACACCATGTGGCTAAAAGACGCCATAAGCCTAAATTTTGGCACTTCATACATCACGGGGCGAGCTGTGATAGATGATGTGGCGTATTACTTTCCTGCGACATTAAAGCTGGCTGGTCTTGCGCTGTTATTTACGGTGGGATTTTCCATACCGCTTGGGATACTTTCAGCTTTGTATAAGGATAAATTTATAGATAGGGCTGTTAGGATGTTTTCATTTGTCGGGGTTTGCATACCAAATTTTTGGCTTGGGTTTTTGCTGATTTTGATATTTGCGGTGAAATTTGAAATTTTCCCGCCCTTTGGCATAGGTGGCATAGAGCACATCATACTGCCCGCCATAACCATATCACTTATGAGTATCGCGATAAACTCATGCTTAATCCGCGCAAATATCCTTGAAGTAAAAGAGCAGCGCCATGTCATGTATGCAAAGGTGCGAGGAATTTCAAAGCTTACCATACTTTTTCGCCATATCTTTAAAAATGCCTCGCTTCCTATCGTGACTGCTCTTGGCATGCACCTTGGCGAGCTTGTAGGCGGTGCGATGATAGTGGAGAGCGTTTTTGCGTATCCTGGCATTGGCATGTATGCGGTTGAGGCTATTATAAATAACGACTATCCAGTCATTCAGTGCTTTATCTTACTAATGGCATTTAGCTTTATCATCGCAAACATCATCATAGATGTGATCTATGCCTACATCGATCCTCGTATCAGAATGGGGATAGCATGA
- a CDS encoding ATP-binding cassette domain-containing protein: MRVKNLSVFDGKKVLVDALSFTLKEGEITALIGKSGSGKSLSAMALLELTPVNLRSELSLEGDVKFALIMQNPRTAFNQIVSIKTHCLESIKASGVKKNLDDVVKILADVGLGADTLDRYAFELSGGQLQRVMIAIALVCEAKFIIADEPTTSLDLLVQAKILELLSELVKRKNIGILLITHDFSVVAKLADDVIVMSEGRIVEQAKSSEIFTKPKHNATKELLEAHFALYKDSL; this comes from the coding sequence GTGAGAGTTAAAAATTTAAGCGTATTTGATGGTAAAAAAGTGTTAGTCGATGCTCTTAGTTTTACGCTAAAAGAGGGTGAGATAACGGCACTCATTGGCAAAAGTGGCAGTGGTAAAAGTCTAAGTGCTATGGCGCTTTTAGAGCTTACGCCTGTAAATTTAAGAAGCGAGCTTAGCCTTGAAGGCGATGTGAAATTTGCACTAATCATGCAAAACCCACGAACTGCGTTTAATCAAATAGTATCCATAAAAACGCACTGTTTAGAGAGCATAAAGGCAAGTGGCGTTAAAAAAAACCTAGATGATGTGGTAAAAATTTTAGCCGATGTTGGGCTTGGTGCAGACACGCTTGATAGGTATGCTTTTGAACTTAGTGGCGGACAGCTTCAGCGTGTGATGATAGCCATAGCCCTTGTTTGTGAGGCTAAGTTTATCATCGCAGATGAGCCCACAACAAGCCTTGATCTGCTCGTGCAGGCTAAAATTTTAGAGCTTTTAAGCGAGCTTGTAAAGCGTAAAAATATCGGCATTTTGCTTATAACGCATGATTTTAGCGTGGTGGCAAAGCTAGCTGATGATGTAATAGTGATGAGTGAGGGGCGTATAGTGGAGCAGGCAAAATCAAGTGAGATTTTTACCAAGCCAAAACATAACGCCACAAAAGAGCTTTTAGAAGCTCACTTTGCACTTTATAAGGATAGTTTATGA